In Aliamphritea ceti, a single window of DNA contains:
- a CDS encoding cobyric acid synthase, with translation MTAAKFGSSHLSSPHVSSPQSLMVQGTTSDAGKSILVTAFCRILARKGINVVPFKSQNMALNSAVTAEGGEIGRAQAVQAEACFLTPSISMNPVLLKPNSDLGAQVILHGKAIGNMQATEYHQYKPELLKEVVASHHRLRDEFEVVLVEGAGSPAEINLREHDIANMGFAEAVDCPVVICADIDRGGVFAHLYGTYELLSESEKARVKGFIINRFRGDIRLLQSGLDWLEDKTGVPVTGVIPYIHNLHIEAEDAVAQQQTGDNDYQQLRVVVPLYPRASNHTDFDALRMHPQVDCQFLKDPAQFKGADLIILPGSKNVRGDLSWLDGRNTYAKSEHNDAGISDLTWREVIQRHLRLGGKVLGICGGYQMLGNWVHDPDGHESAPGSDKGLGLLDMETTLTGDKILRNVRGFLAADDSVVVSGYEIHTGRSSGPALDIPMFHGLHEQEQQHGEQISNGALLAGSLDLSSSERASLDGARDADDRVMGSYIHGLLDEETTLEYVLRWAGLAQFESFDYLAFRDQQIERLADAVEDAIPLEKLLDLLQMDISAVDQASAKAMREELGEG, from the coding sequence ATGACAGCTGCTAAATTTGGATCATCTCATTTATCTTCACCACACGTTTCCTCACCTCAGAGCCTGATGGTACAGGGCACGACTTCGGACGCTGGTAAGAGCATTCTGGTGACGGCGTTTTGCCGGATTCTGGCCCGTAAAGGCATTAATGTTGTGCCTTTTAAGTCGCAGAATATGGCGTTGAACAGTGCGGTAACCGCTGAAGGTGGTGAAATCGGCCGGGCACAGGCGGTTCAGGCTGAAGCCTGTTTTCTGACGCCGTCGATAAGCATGAACCCGGTATTGCTGAAACCTAACAGCGATCTGGGTGCTCAGGTAATTTTGCACGGTAAAGCCATCGGCAATATGCAGGCGACCGAGTATCACCAGTACAAGCCTGAACTATTAAAAGAAGTTGTCGCCAGCCATCACCGTTTACGTGACGAGTTTGAAGTTGTGCTGGTAGAAGGTGCCGGCAGCCCTGCAGAGATCAATCTGCGGGAACATGATATTGCTAACATGGGATTTGCTGAGGCAGTCGACTGCCCGGTAGTGATCTGTGCGGATATCGATCGCGGTGGGGTATTTGCCCATTTGTACGGGACTTACGAGCTGCTGAGTGAATCTGAAAAAGCCCGGGTGAAAGGTTTTATCATCAACCGTTTCCGGGGTGATATCCGTTTGCTGCAGTCTGGCCTGGACTGGCTGGAAGATAAAACCGGTGTACCGGTAACCGGCGTGATTCCTTATATCCATAACCTGCACATTGAAGCCGAAGATGCAGTTGCTCAGCAACAAACCGGTGACAATGATTACCAGCAGCTAAGAGTTGTCGTGCCACTGTATCCACGTGCCAGTAACCACACTGATTTTGATGCGTTGCGGATGCATCCGCAGGTGGACTGTCAGTTCCTGAAAGACCCGGCGCAGTTTAAAGGCGCTGATCTGATCATCCTGCCGGGCAGTAAAAATGTCCGTGGTGATCTGAGCTGGCTGGATGGCCGTAATACATACGCTAAATCTGAGCACAATGATGCCGGTATTTCAGATCTTACCTGGCGGGAAGTGATTCAGCGTCATCTCCGATTGGGTGGCAAAGTATTAGGTATCTGCGGCGGTTATCAGATGCTGGGTAACTGGGTACATGATCCGGATGGTCATGAGTCCGCACCGGGCTCTGACAAAGGCTTAGGCCTGCTGGACATGGAAACAACCCTGACCGGCGATAAGATTTTACGTAATGTGCGCGGTTTTTTAGCAGCAGATGACTCGGTGGTTGTCAGCGGTTACGAGATACATACTGGCCGCAGCAGCGGGCCAGCGCTGGATATCCCGATGTTCCATGGCTTACATGAGCAGGAACAGCAACACGGTGAACAGATATCTAATGGTGCTTTATTAGCTGGCTCTTTAGACCTAAGCTCTTCAGAAAGAGCTTCTCTAGATGGTGCGCGGGACGCGGATGACAGAGTCATGGGCAGCTATATTCACGGGCTGCTGGATGAAGAGACAACACTGGAATATGTACTGCGCTGGGCAGGTCTGGCGCAGTTTGAGAGCTTTGATTATCTGGCATTCAGGGATCAGCAGATCGAACGTCTGGCAGATGCTGTAGAAGACGCTATACCGCTAGAAAAGTTATTGGATTTACTGCAAATGGATATCAGTGCAGTTGATCAGGCGAGTGCAAAAGCGATGCGTGAAGAACTGGGTGAAGGCTAA